From Ipomoea triloba cultivar NCNSP0323 chromosome 5, ASM357664v1, the proteins below share one genomic window:
- the LOC116019810 gene encoding CDPK-related kinase 5-like: protein MGVCTSKPSLEPRDWGNDQQTDRNVPVKDNPDNGENQQRNLKVEGGRKSPFFPFYSPSPAHYLFAKKSPARSPANAPSSNSTPRRFFRRPFPPPSPAKHIRAVLARRHGSVKPNGAAIPEGAESEGGLDKSFGFSKHFSNKYELGEEVGRGHFGYTCRAKFKKGELKGQEVAVKVIPKAKMTTAIAIEDVRREVLILRALTGHNNLVQFYDAYEDNDNIYIVMELCEGGELLDRILSRGGKYTEEDAKAVMIQILNVVSFCHLQGVVHRDLKPENFLFTSKDENALLKAIDFGLSDFVKPDERLNDIVGSAYYVAPEVLHRSYSTEADVWSIGVIAYILLCGSRPFWARTESGIFRAVLKADPSFEEQPWPTLSPEAKDFVKRLLNKDPRKRMTAAQALCHPWIKSCNDTKVPLDILIFKLMKAYMRSSALRKAALRALSKTLTVDELFYLKEQFALLEPNKNGTISLENIKTALMKYATDAMKESRIHDFLASLNALQYRRMDFEEFCAAALSVHQLESLDRWEQHARCAYEIFEKDGNRAIVIEELASELGLGPSVPLHAVLHDWIRHTDGKLSFLGFAKLLHGVSSRTTAKVQ, encoded by the exons ATGGGTGTTTGCACCTCCAAACCCTCCTTAGAACCCAGGGATTGGGGGAATGATCAGCAGACGGATAGGAATGTTCCGGTGAAAGATAATCCGGATAACGGCGAGAATCAGCAAAGGAATTTGAAGGTTGAGGGCGGAAGAAAGTCGCCGTTTTTCCCGTTTTACAGTCCCAGCCCTGCACACTACCTGTTCGCCAAAAAGTCACCCGCGAGATCTCCGGCGAATGCGCCTAGCTCCAACTCCACGCCGAGGAGGTTTTTCCGGCGGCCGTTCCCCCCGCCGTCTCCGGCCAAGCACATCCGAGCTGTTCTGGCGCGGAGGCACGGCTCCGTGAAGCCGAACGGAGCGGCAATTCCAGAAGGCGCCGAATCGGAGGGTGGGCTCGACAAAAGTTTCGGCTTTTCGAAGCATTTTAGTAACAAGTACGAGCTTGGCGAGGAGGTTGGGAGAGGGCATTTCGGGTATACTTGTAGAGCGAAGTTTAAGAAGGGTGAGCTGAAGGGTCAAGAGGTTGCTGTTAAGGTTATCCCTAAAGCAAAG ATGACAACTGCCATAGCCATTGAAGATGTCAGAAGGGAGGTGCTAATATTGAGAGCTTTGACTGGGCACAATAATTTAGTACAGTTTTATGATGCATATGAAGACAATGATAACATCTACATAGTAATGGA GCTTTGTGAAGGAGGAGAGCTTTTGGATAGAATATTGTCAAG aGGTGGAAAATACACTGAAGAAGATGCAAAAGCTGTGATGATACAGATACTAAATGTTGTGTCCTTTTGCCATTTACAAGGTGTGGTGCACCGGGACCTCAAGCCCGAG AATTTCTTGTTCACATCTAAGGATGAAAATGCACTACTGAAAGCTATAGATTTTGGACTGTCTGATTTTGTAAAGCCAG ATGAAAGGCTCAATGATATTGTTGGCAGTGCCTATTACGTAGCTCCTGAAGTTCTGCATAGATCTTACAGTACAGAGGCTGATGTTTGGAGTATCGGTGTCATAGCATATATTCTATTGTGCGGCAGTCGTCCATTTTGGGCTCGAACTGAATCTGGAATCTTTCGTGCTGTCCTGAAAGCCGATCCAAGTTTCGAAGAACAGCCTTGGCCTACCCTTTCTCCTGAGGCAAAAGACTTTGTCAAACGTTTGTTGAATAAGGATCCTCGGAAAAGAATGACTGCAGCTCAAGCCTTGT GCCATCCATGGATAAAAAGCTGCAATGACACGAAAGTGCCGTTGGATATACTAATATTCAAACTCATGAAGGCTTACATGCGATCATCTGCTCTAAGGAAAGCTGCTTTACGG GCTTTATCCAAAACGTTGACTGTGGACGAGCTTTTTTATTTGAAGGAGCAGTTTGCTCTGCTAGAACCTAACAAAAATGGCACCATAAGTTTGGAAAATATAAAAACG GCCTTGATGAAATATGCAACAGATGCCATGAAAGAGTCTCGTATCCATGATTTTCTTGCATCG CTTAATGCACTACAGTACAGGAGGATGGATTTCGAGGAATTCTGTGCAGCTGCGTTAAGTGTCCATCAGCTCGAGTCTCTTGATCGATGGGAACAACATGCACGATGCGCCTATGAAATCTTCGAAAAGGATGGAAATAGGGCCATAGTCATTGAAGAATTAGCTTCG GAACTTGGTCTCGGCCCTTCTGTTCCTTTGCACGCCGTTCTCCACGACTGGATCAGACACACCGACGGAAAGCTAAGTTTCCTAGGATTCGCCAAATTGTTGCACGGTGTGTCAAGTCGCACGACTGCAAAGGTCCAATGA
- the LOC116019234 gene encoding peroxidase 10-like codes for MKGFRVSIISWFCFLFLCCFVCGQLDYNYYDASCPNLTRIVKYSVWSAISNDTRMAASLLRLHFHDCIVNGCDASVLLDGGEKNAKPNKGSARGFEVIDTIKANVEKFCPNTVSCADILTLAAREAILLIGGPFWSVSFGRRDGLTTSEDAANNQVPSPFEPLENITAKFVSKGLDIKDVVVLSGAHTIGFAQCFTFKQRLFDFDGAGNPDPTMDASMVSNLRSLCPNQDDSSDSNLAPLDAVTTNKFDNVYYKNLVNKTGLLQSDQALVGDNNTTAQMVLGYSRYPYLFLKDFAASMVKLGSVGVLTGKDGEIRKNCRVVN; via the exons ATGAAAGGCTTCAGAGTTTCAATCATATCATGGTTTTGTTTCTTATTTCTGTGTTGTTTTGTGTGTGGGCAGCTTGattacaactattatgatgCCAGTTGCCCCAACCTGACAAGAATTGTCAAATATAGTGTCTGGTCTGCTATCTCCAACGACACGAGGATGGCTGCCTCTCTCCTTCGTCTCCATTTCCACGACTGCATTGTTAAT GGGTGTGATGCATCTGTGTTGCTCGACGGTGGGGAGAAGAACGCGAAGCCGAACAAAGGCTCAGCCAGAGGGTTTGAGGTCATTGACACAATAAAAGCCAATGTGGAGAAGTTCTGTCCAAACACTGTTTCATGTGCTGATATTCTGACTCTTGCAGCTAGAGAAGCTATCTTATTG ATTGGAGGGCCCTTTTGGTCTGTGTCGTTCGGGCGCCGAGATGGCCTGACAACAAGTGAGGATGCAGCTAACAACCAGGTCCCTTCACCCTTTGAGCCACTGGAAAACATCACAGCAAAGTTTGTCTCAAAGGGGCTTGACATTAAGGATGTGGTTGTCCTTTCAG GTGCACATACCATAGGATTTGCTCAGTGCTTCACATTCAAGCAAAGGCTGTTTGATTTTGATGGGGCAGGCAATCCTGATCCAACAATGGATGCATCCATGGTGAGCAATCTGAGAAGCCTGTGCCCGAACCAGGACGATTCTTCGGATTCGAATTTGGCCCCTCTAGATGCTGTGACCACCAACAAGTTTGACAATGTATATTACAAGAATCTGGTGAACAAGACTGGGCTGCTTCAGTCAGACCAAGCTCTGGTGGGTGACAATAATACCACTGCCCAGATGGTGCTTGGTTACAGCAGGTACCCATATCTGTTCTTGAAGGATTTTGCTGCATCAATGGTGAAACTGGGCAGTGTGGGTGTGCTTACAGGGAAAGATGGAGAGATAAGGAAGAATTGTAGAGTTGTGAATTAG
- the LOC116018714 gene encoding zinc finger CCCH domain-containing protein 62-like: protein MTGTGGRGEKRAHIIISSSSSGSEETEEGSEASESEYEFDGDDVDTSRESGSEDGGSEWSESDDERDESEDIKEEGSDHHFNRVMRLLRGRGDLQELKLAECKAYLRKHGLRLSGTKEECIERILEHWRIKDGKGETFYPRSSFNINCTGDVCKGDVVLFTQKVYKNFDKMTRSGDVLGRRTVAGRVVMESYGAAKQQHTFTVEVLWSQGAKKLPPLFPLLVKGRNLYKLKTFRQRWKNENERLGILAEKHRRGAAARLVRETRKMRSMKRKQSFADTGGVKKQKCDHIRPSQVRQSMKGRKPEKENHIHKRGSNKSSTYHHGKLPQTGKQKMNQGRNIKAASSHQRPPNYASANQFRESSFHPFTFQSDMYRPSTFVPPQNYHQFQSETYNQRIPHPYSYDRASASHRFQSETYDQRIPHPYSYDRASASTMNMPHGSSSSSAMAKQKQHNYGHRNSSLP, encoded by the exons ATGACAGGGACGGGGGGAAGAGGTGAAAAGCGAGCTCATATTATCATTTCTTCCTCGTCGTCCGGATCAGAAGAAACAGAAGAAGGCTCGGAAGCGTCGGAGTCGGAATACGAATTTGACGGCGACGATGTAGATACTTCACG TGAGAGTGGTTCCGAAGACGGCGGAAGTGAATGGAGTGAGTCGGATGATGAACGGGACGAGTCTGAAGATATCAAGGAGGAAGGTAGTGATCACCATTTCAACAGAGTTATGCGTCTCCTTCGAG GAAGGGGTGATCTACAGGAATTGAAGTTGGCGGAGTGTAAAGCGTACTTGCGAAAACATGGATTAAGGTTATCTGGGACTAAAGAAGAATGCATAGAGAGGATATTGGAGCACTGGAG GATAAAAGATGGAAAGGGTGAAACATTCTATCCCAGATCATCATTCAACATTAACTGCACTG GTGATGTCTGCAAAGGGGATGTTGTATTATTCACACAAAAAGTATATAAGAA TTTTGACAAGATGACAAGGAGTGGAGATGTTTTAGGGCGGAGAACTGTTGCTGGGAGAGTTGTTATGGAAAGTTATGGTGCTGCGAAACAACAACATACTTTTACT GTTGAAGTGTTGTGGAGCCAAGGTGCTAAGAAGTTACCTCCTCTTTTCCCTTTGCTTGTTAAGGGTCGGAATCTCTATAAACTGAAGACTTTCAGACAA CGATGGAAAAATGAGAATGAAAGATTAGGAATACTTGCAGAGAAGCATAGACGAGGAGCAGCTGCTAGATTGGTTAGAGAAACTAGAAAGATGAGATCAATGAAGAGAAAGCAATCCTTTGCAGATACAG GTGGTGTGAAAAAGCAAAAGTGCGATCACATAAGGCCATCCCAAGTGAGGCAATCCATGAAAGGTCGTAAACCAGAGAAAGAGAATCACATCCATAAACGTGGAAGCAACAAAAGTTCAACCTATCACCATGGAAAGTTGCCTCAGACTGGAAAACAGAAGATGAACCAGGGAAGAAATATCAAAGCCGCCTCATCTCATCAAAGACCCCCCAATTATGCAAGTGCTAATCAATTTAGAGAGAGCTCATTTCATCCGTTCACCTTTCAATCTGATATGTACCGCCCGAGCACATTTGTTCCTCCTCAGAATTATCACCAATTTCAATCTGAGACTTATAACCAGAGAATCCCACACCCTTATTCTTATGATAGGGCATCTGCATCTCACCGATTTCAATCTGAGACTTATGACCAGAGAATCCCACACCCTTATTCTTATGATAGGGCATCTGCATCTACAATGAATATGCCACATGGAAGCTCTTCATCTTCTGCAATGGCTAAGCAAAAGCAGCATAATTATGGCCATAGAAATTCATCACTCCCTTAG